The Dyadobacter subterraneus genome window below encodes:
- a CDS encoding toxin-antitoxin system YwqK family antitoxin, with amino-acid sequence MQRVILVWCFVSVFLVKGALAQTDKKEDSPPSWLPKAANTDSVNAKKGSKDLKSFISGLDPAVSTSLPGGNGKSTTLSTLFGETIPDLGLKVKEYKSQKADRKLKKEKARLAKVMYKGIPMEVMSIRYGSGDRANLELFHVLKEYKPLDIYARATETRWYDTKTKKLSSALIKDKEKSRLLHGSYKKYNGENLIEEGFYYMGVKDGRWVKYDSKFNLVDKAIWNKGFPAESRITYYDSTHTKIKEVIPVMFGETSGEYALFYDEGQLKVSGKYDHGKKVGRWVEYYQFRRQRKKEIQHPKSSWDEEFDPFVLREWDEKGKLLYDYTKDPRASAEEETEN; translated from the coding sequence ATGCAAAGAGTTATTCTGGTCTGGTGTTTTGTCTCTGTTTTCCTTGTAAAAGGAGCATTGGCGCAGACTGATAAAAAAGAAGATTCACCTCCGTCGTGGCTTCCCAAAGCAGCTAATACGGATTCTGTAAATGCAAAAAAAGGCTCGAAAGATCTGAAATCATTTATATCCGGACTGGATCCTGCGGTGAGTACCTCCTTGCCCGGGGGAAATGGAAAATCCACGACTTTGTCTACACTTTTTGGAGAAACAATTCCGGATCTGGGATTGAAAGTAAAAGAGTATAAAAGCCAAAAAGCAGACAGAAAACTAAAAAAGGAAAAAGCGCGACTTGCCAAGGTTATGTATAAAGGCATTCCTATGGAAGTTATGTCGATCAGATATGGTAGTGGTGATCGTGCAAATCTGGAATTATTTCATGTTTTGAAAGAATATAAGCCACTGGATATTTATGCACGCGCAACCGAAACCCGCTGGTATGATACAAAAACCAAAAAGTTAAGCTCTGCTTTAATTAAGGATAAAGAGAAATCGCGGTTACTTCATGGTTCTTATAAAAAATACAATGGTGAAAATCTGATTGAAGAAGGGTTTTATTACATGGGTGTAAAAGATGGCCGCTGGGTAAAATACGATTCGAAATTCAATCTTGTTGATAAGGCAATCTGGAATAAAGGTTTCCCTGCCGAATCACGTATAACTTATTACGATTCCACGCATACCAAAATCAAGGAAGTAATTCCGGTTATGTTCGGAGAAACCAGCGGAGAATATGCATTGTTTTATGACGAAGGCCAATTAAAAGTCAGTGGGAAATATGATCATGGCAAAAAAGTAGGTCGCTGGGTTGAATATTATCAATTTCGCCGTCAGCGGAAAAAAGAAATTCAGCATCCAAAATCAAGCTGGGATGAAGAATTTGATCCTTTTGTTTTGAGAGAATGGGACGAAAAAGGAAAACTTCTTTACGATTATACCAAAGATCCGCGTGCTTCGGCGGAGGAAGAAACTGAAAATTAA
- a CDS encoding GDP-L-fucose synthase family protein, whose protein sequence is MEKSAKIYIAGHRGMVGSAIHRRLLADGFNNFVFRTSSELDLRDQASVKDFFETERPEYVFLAAAKVGGIMANNIYRAEFLFDNLQIQNNIIDSAYRVNVKKLLFLGSSCIYPKLAPQPLHEDSLLTGTLESTNEPYAIAKIAGIKMCEAYRSQYGCDFISVMPTNLYGPNDNYDLNKSHVLPAMIRKFHEAKEENKPVVELWGTGSPLREFLHADDLADACYFLMENYSEPGFLNIGVGTDVTIKELAELIKETVGYEGEVHWNKDKPDGTPRKLMDVSKLHALGWKHKTDLTEGIKITYQDFLQKIEAYSV, encoded by the coding sequence TTGGAAAAAAGCGCTAAAATTTATATTGCCGGACATCGTGGTATGGTTGGCTCTGCAATTCACCGCAGATTGCTTGCTGACGGCTTCAATAATTTTGTATTCCGTACTTCCTCAGAACTTGATTTACGTGATCAGGCTTCAGTAAAAGATTTCTTTGAAACCGAGCGCCCAGAATACGTTTTTCTGGCGGCAGCGAAAGTGGGAGGGATTATGGCAAACAACATTTATCGTGCCGAATTTTTGTTCGATAACCTGCAAATCCAGAATAATATTATTGACAGCGCTTACCGTGTTAATGTAAAAAAATTGCTTTTTCTTGGTTCTTCCTGTATCTATCCAAAACTTGCACCTCAGCCTTTGCATGAGGATTCTTTGCTTACCGGTACTCTGGAATCTACCAATGAGCCTTATGCCATCGCAAAAATTGCAGGAATTAAAATGTGCGAAGCGTATCGGAGTCAGTACGGTTGTGATTTTATTTCGGTTATGCCAACAAATCTTTATGGCCCGAATGACAATTACGATTTGAATAAATCGCACGTACTTCCTGCCATGATCCGCAAATTCCATGAAGCAAAAGAAGAAAATAAACCAGTGGTTGAACTGTGGGGAACCGGTTCACCTTTGCGTGAATTTTTGCATGCTGATGATTTGGCTGACGCTTGTTATTTCCTGATGGAAAATTACAGCGAACCAGGATTTTTAAATATTGGTGTCGGAACAGATGTAACCATCAAAGAACTTGCTGAACTAATCAAAGAAACGGTTGGCTATGAAGGTGAAGTTCATTGGAATAAAGATAAACCGGATGGAACGCCGCGCAAATTGATGGATGTCAGCAAACTACATGCATTAGGATGGAAGCATAAGACCGATTTGACGGAAGGAATAAAAATTACATATCAGGATTTTTTACAGAAAATAGAGGCTTATTCCGTTTAG
- a CDS encoding Lrp/AsnC family transcriptional regulator → MSAIIKLDQIDRKVLEILQTNAKITNAQLSKEIGLSPAPTLERVKKLEQSGIIKSYHAQLEPERVGLGVSTFVQISLVGHRKAVTESFVEKIHAIPEVIECHHITGTGDFLLRVISKDISTYQKLMLEKINEIEEVASTQTMVILSTFKESKVLPIP, encoded by the coding sequence ATGTCTGCTATCATTAAATTAGACCAGATAGACCGTAAAGTACTGGAGATCTTACAAACGAACGCCAAAATAACGAACGCACAACTTTCAAAAGAAATTGGGCTTTCTCCGGCTCCAACGTTGGAACGCGTTAAAAAACTTGAACAATCAGGAATCATCAAAAGCTATCATGCGCAGCTTGAACCTGAAAGAGTTGGCTTAGGCGTAAGTACTTTCGTACAAATTTCTCTGGTTGGCCATAGAAAAGCTGTTACTGAATCATTTGTTGAAAAAATACATGCAATACCAGAAGTGATCGAATGTCACCACATTACAGGTACAGGCGATTTCTTGTTAAGAGTTATTTCTAAGGATATCAGTACTTATCAAAAACTGATGTTGGAAAAAATCAATGAAATCGAAGAGGTAGCAAGTACTCAGACGATGGTAATTTTGTCTACTTTCAAAGAAAGTAAGGTTTTACCAATTCCTTGA
- a CDS encoding DUF4301 family protein has translation MFIEKDLQQIQERGSDATTVEEQVHYFVNGFPFLHLSKAATVGDGLIRLTDEQIEKVVKEFDKSSADGEIALLKFVPASGAATRMFKSLFSFLQENKRDKSVDEFFARLTEFAFYEDLKVCLAADGIDITTADENTIVAYFLNNKGLGYGELPKGLLKFHNYESSSRTPLEEHLVEGAHYANAGSNVQIHFTVSPEHRDKFEKLVVEVLPTYQSEFGVTYMVSFSEQKSSTDTIAVNMDNSPFREKDGGLLFRPAGHGALLENLSQLDADIIFIKNIDNVVPDRIKGDTVTYKKALAGVVLDFQKRIFGYLAKLENGAEASLLAELDTFFRNELCVVPPATYESWSDEKKAEYFTAKLDRPLRACGMVKNQGEPGGGPFWAENADGSSSLQIVESAQVDVDNEQQNSIFKNSTHFNPVDLVCAIKNKNGELYDLKKFRDPLTGFITYKSKDGKELKAQELPGLWNGSMANWNTLFVEVPLITFNPVKTVNDLLREQHQ, from the coding sequence ATGTTCATCGAGAAAGACCTTCAACAGATTCAGGAACGCGGAAGCGATGCCACGACAGTGGAAGAACAAGTGCACTATTTCGTAAATGGATTTCCATTTCTTCACCTTTCAAAAGCTGCAACAGTTGGCGACGGACTTATTCGCTTGACAGACGAGCAAATAGAAAAAGTTGTAAAAGAATTTGATAAAAGTTCTGCCGACGGAGAAATTGCCTTATTGAAATTTGTGCCGGCATCTGGTGCCGCTACGCGTATGTTCAAGTCGCTATTCAGTTTTTTACAGGAAAACAAGAGAGATAAATCTGTCGATGAGTTTTTTGCAAGATTAACAGAATTTGCTTTTTACGAAGATTTGAAAGTTTGTCTGGCAGCAGATGGAATTGACATTACGACTGCGGATGAAAATACAATTGTTGCTTATTTTCTGAATAACAAGGGATTAGGATATGGAGAATTGCCAAAAGGATTGTTGAAATTCCACAATTATGAAAGCAGCTCACGTACTCCTTTGGAAGAACATTTAGTAGAAGGCGCACATTATGCAAACGCCGGAAGCAATGTTCAAATCCATTTTACAGTTTCTCCTGAGCACCGCGATAAATTTGAAAAACTGGTTGTAGAAGTGCTACCAACTTATCAAAGTGAATTCGGCGTGACTTATATGGTATCGTTTTCTGAGCAAAAAAGTTCTACGGATACCATTGCTGTAAACATGGATAATTCACCTTTCCGTGAAAAAGATGGCGGATTATTGTTCCGTCCGGCTGGTCACGGCGCTTTGCTGGAAAACCTAAGTCAGCTTGATGCAGACATAATTTTTATCAAAAACATTGATAACGTTGTTCCTGATAGAATTAAGGGAGATACCGTTACTTATAAAAAAGCGTTGGCTGGCGTTGTTCTGGATTTTCAAAAAAGAATATTTGGCTATCTGGCGAAATTGGAAAATGGCGCTGAAGCTTCATTGCTTGCGGAACTTGATACTTTTTTCAGAAATGAATTATGCGTAGTCCCTCCGGCAACTTATGAAAGTTGGTCAGACGAAAAGAAAGCAGAATATTTTACTGCTAAACTGGATCGTCCTTTGCGTGCCTGCGGTATGGTGAAAAATCAGGGAGAACCTGGTGGCGGTCCTTTCTGGGCAGAAAACGCTGATGGATCTTCTTCATTACAAATCGTAGAATCTGCGCAGGTTGATGTTGATAATGAGCAGCAGAATAGCATTTTTAAGAATTCAACGCATTTTAATCCGGTGGATTTGGTTTGTGCGATTAAGAATAAAAATGGTGAATTGTATGATCTGAAAAAATTCCGTGATCCGTTAACCGGATTTATTACTTACAAATCCAAGGACGGAAAAGAGCTTAAAGCACAGGAATTACCAGGATTGTGGAATGGCTCAATGGCAAACTGGAATACACTTTTTGTTGAAGTTCCGCTGATTACCTTTAACCCGGTAAAAACCGTAAATGATTTGCTACGCGAACAACACCAGTAG
- a CDS encoding ATP-dependent helicase: MKNTDTNNIHKEGDRLSKPDYLDTLNEPQRQAVVYGNGPLMIIAGAGSGKTRVLTYRIAHLIENGVDPFRILSLTFTNKASGEMRKRIEGAVGTEARNIWMGTFHSVFAKILRIEARYLGYTSDFSIYDTDDSKSLLRSIIKEYNLDDKVYKANVVYNRISGAKNRLVSADDYINNAVIQADDEAAKMKEIGRIYKTYVTRCFQANAMDFDDLLFNTNVLFRDFPDVLYKYQHKFQHVMVDEFQDTNVSQYLITRKLSAVNRNIVVVGDDAQSIYAFRGANIENILNFEKDFPDVHTIKLEQNYRSTSTIVNAANSVIARNKSQLKKETFTVNEEGSMIDVIKAGSDNEEGRLVATAIFEEKMQKSLRNENFAILYRTNAQSRSFEEALRKLGIKYRIIGGQSFYQRKEIKDLLGYLRFTVNQRDEEAFKRIINLPKRGIGDTTVARITVTAAENNVPIWEVVSNIANYATGRTITQIDQFGTLIKSFMLMLDAGKDAFEVSAHIAKTSGLLRELYEDKTVEGLSRYENVQELLNAIKEFVDNEENEDKTLSAFLQSVSLLTNADEPDENEDNDRVTMMTIHSAKGLEFRNVFIVGLEEDLFPSQMMLESRQDLEEERRLFYVAITRAEQKLSFSYAESRYQWGRLKMCEPSRFLLEVDAKYLNISQSFQREIGREGSSSSPMSFVKNLSPRRPTEPRPTTATSSHIPSSDFVPSDTHDLVEGDKVEHSKFGFGTVVKMDVNGTDRKATVKFDKVGDKTLLLSFAKLRIVK, encoded by the coding sequence ATGAAGAATACTGATACGAATAATATACATAAGGAGGGAGATAGATTGAGCAAGCCAGATTATTTAGATACACTGAACGAACCACAGCGCCAGGCCGTGGTTTATGGTAATGGTCCTTTAATGATTATTGCCGGTGCCGGTTCAGGAAAAACACGAGTACTTACTTACCGGATCGCCCATTTGATTGAAAATGGTGTAGATCCGTTTCGTATTTTATCCCTGACTTTTACCAATAAAGCATCCGGAGAAATGCGGAAACGTATTGAAGGTGCTGTCGGAACCGAAGCGAGAAATATCTGGATGGGTACTTTTCACTCTGTTTTTGCAAAAATTCTGCGGATCGAGGCAAGATATCTGGGTTATACCAGCGATTTTTCAATTTATGATACCGATGATTCCAAGTCATTATTGCGCAGTATTATAAAGGAATACAATCTGGATGATAAAGTTTACAAAGCCAATGTAGTTTATAACCGGATTTCAGGAGCAAAAAACAGACTGGTTTCTGCGGACGATTATATCAACAATGCCGTAATCCAGGCTGATGATGAAGCGGCCAAAATGAAGGAAATCGGGCGAATCTACAAAACCTACGTAACACGCTGTTTTCAGGCAAATGCGATGGATTTTGATGATCTGCTTTTTAATACCAATGTTCTGTTCCGTGATTTTCCTGATGTTTTGTACAAATATCAGCACAAATTCCAGCATGTGATGGTGGATGAGTTTCAGGATACGAACGTATCACAGTATCTTATTACAAGAAAATTATCGGCAGTAAACCGGAATATTGTGGTTGTAGGTGATGACGCGCAAAGTATTTATGCTTTCCGTGGAGCCAATATTGAGAATATCCTGAACTTTGAAAAGGATTTTCCGGACGTTCATACAATCAAACTTGAACAAAATTACCGTTCAACCAGCACGATCGTTAATGCTGCGAATTCAGTAATTGCCCGAAATAAATCTCAACTCAAAAAAGAAACCTTCACAGTGAATGAGGAAGGTTCGATGATTGATGTGATCAAAGCGGGTTCGGATAATGAAGAAGGACGTTTGGTTGCGACTGCCATTTTTGAAGAAAAAATGCAGAAATCGCTTAGAAACGAAAACTTTGCAATTCTTTATCGTACTAATGCCCAATCACGTTCCTTTGAAGAAGCGCTTCGGAAACTTGGAATTAAATACCGAATTATTGGCGGACAATCTTTTTACCAACGTAAAGAGATTAAAGACCTTTTGGGTTATCTGCGTTTTACGGTCAACCAACGCGATGAAGAAGCTTTCAAACGCATTATCAATCTTCCAAAACGCGGGATTGGTGATACTACGGTTGCAAGAATTACAGTAACAGCAGCTGAAAATAATGTTCCGATTTGGGAAGTTGTCAGCAATATTGCGAATTATGCAACGGGACGGACGATCACACAAATCGACCAGTTTGGAACGTTGATCAAAAGCTTTATGCTGATGCTTGATGCAGGAAAAGATGCTTTTGAAGTTTCCGCACACATTGCAAAAACGTCCGGGCTTCTTCGTGAATTGTATGAAGATAAAACCGTTGAAGGACTTTCCCGTTATGAAAACGTTCAGGAATTGCTGAATGCAATTAAGGAATTTGTTGATAATGAGGAGAATGAAGACAAAACATTAAGTGCTTTTCTTCAATCCGTATCGCTTTTGACAAATGCTGACGAACCGGATGAGAACGAAGATAATGACCGGGTTACGATGATGACAATTCACTCGGCGAAAGGTCTGGAATTCAGAAATGTATTCATCGTTGGTCTGGAAGAAGATCTTTTCCCAAGTCAGATGATGTTGGAAAGTCGCCAGGATCTGGAAGAAGAACGTCGTTTGTTTTATGTAGCAATAACCCGGGCAGAACAAAAACTTTCGTTCTCTTACGCCGAAAGTCGTTACCAGTGGGGACGATTAAAAATGTGCGAACCGAGTCGTTTTTTGTTAGAAGTTGATGCAAAATACCTTAATATTTCCCAATCTTTTCAAAGAGAAATCGGTCGCGAAGGTTCGTCTTCATCTCCGATGTCTTTTGTCAAAAATCTCAGTCCGAGAAGACCAACTGAACCTAGACCAACAACAGCCACTTCATCCCATATTCCTTCATCCGATTTTGTGCCAAGTGATACCCACGATCTTGTAGAAGGCGATAAAGTGGAACATTCCAAATTTGGTTTTGGCACGGTTGTTAAGATGGACGTCAATGGGACAGACCGCAAAGCGACCGTGAAATTTGATAAAGTCGGTGACAAAACTTTATTGCTAAGTTTCGCCAAATTAAGAATAGTGAAATAA
- a CDS encoding anthranilate synthase component I family protein: MTSLTKSYSITTRHKKLLADTLTPVSIYLKLRDRFVNTILLESSDYHGNENSFTYICCDPVSSFKLNQDIVTQKYPDGTSETFTLAKRKDAVQALYGYAQSFISEKSGFPFISNGLFGHMTYDAVTYFEDIDIQPTSPETEIDQIFYQVYRYVIAINHFKNELYIFEHQYGDTNQESGLEQIEVLIKNRNFPKYDFQITSEETSNVTDDEMRGVIQKGIDHCLRGDVFQIVPSRRFSRDFQGDEFNVYRALRSINPSPYLFYFDYGSYKIFGSSPEKQIFIKNGQAEIHPIAGTFRRTGDDQADAEAAQQLLNDPKETAEHVMLVDLARNDLSRSCDAVKVTNYKEVQYYSHVIHLVSKVVGKMNEGVNPLQLVADTFPAGTLSGAPKHNAMKLIDQMETSNRSIYGGAIGFMDFNGDFNHAIAIRTFLSKDNTLFYRAGMGVVAKSNVESELQEINSKLAALRKAIVVAEEI; the protein is encoded by the coding sequence ATGACTTCCTTGACCAAAAGTTATTCTATCACAACCCGGCATAAGAAATTGTTGGCAGATACGCTGACACCTGTTTCTATTTACCTGAAACTTCGGGATCGTTTTGTTAATACAATCCTGCTTGAAAGTTCGGATTACCATGGTAATGAAAATTCGTTCACATACATCTGCTGTGATCCGGTTTCTTCATTTAAGTTAAACCAGGATATCGTAACTCAGAAATATCCCGACGGTACCTCTGAAACATTTACACTCGCCAAACGAAAAGACGCCGTACAAGCACTATATGGCTACGCGCAAAGCTTTATTTCCGAGAAAAGTGGTTTCCCTTTCATAAGCAACGGTCTTTTTGGTCATATGACTTATGATGCGGTAACCTATTTCGAAGACATTGATATACAACCAACCAGTCCGGAAACTGAAATTGACCAGATATTCTATCAGGTGTACCGATATGTAATTGCTATCAACCATTTCAAAAATGAATTATACATTTTTGAACATCAATATGGCGATACAAATCAGGAAAGCGGTTTGGAACAAATTGAAGTTTTAATCAAAAATAGAAATTTTCCTAAATACGATTTTCAAATTACATCCGAAGAAACTTCAAACGTTACGGATGATGAAATGAGAGGTGTAATTCAAAAAGGTATAGATCATTGTCTACGTGGAGATGTTTTTCAAATTGTACCTTCCCGTCGTTTCAGTCGTGATTTCCAGGGTGATGAATTTAATGTTTACCGTGCCTTACGCTCAATAAATCCATCTCCTTATCTATTTTATTTCGATTACGGCAGCTATAAAATCTTTGGCTCTTCTCCTGAAAAACAGATATTTATTAAAAACGGACAAGCTGAAATTCATCCGATCGCAGGTACTTTCCGCAGAACCGGTGATGACCAGGCCGATGCAGAAGCCGCACAGCAATTATTAAATGATCCAAAAGAAACTGCTGAGCACGTAATGCTGGTAGATCTGGCAAGAAACGATTTGAGCCGCAGCTGTGATGCCGTAAAAGTTACGAATTACAAAGAAGTTCAATACTATTCTCACGTCATCCACCTTGTTTCAAAGGTTGTAGGAAAGATGAATGAAGGTGTAAATCCATTACAATTGGTTGCAGATACTTTTCCGGCAGGAACACTTTCAGGAGCGCCAAAGCATAACGCAATGAAGCTGATTGATCAAATGGAAACGAGCAATCGCAGTATTTATGGCGGCGCCATCGGATTTATGGATTTCAACGGAGATTTTAATCACGCCATTGCCATTCGTACTTTCCTTAGTAAAGACAATACGCTCTTTTATCGTGCGGGAATGGGTGTTGTGGCTAAGTCAAACGTAGAAAGCGAGTTGCAGGAAATTAATAGCAAGCTGGCTGCGTTACGTAAAGCAATTGTCGTTGCCGAAGAAATTTAA
- a CDS encoding tautomerase family protein, with amino-acid sequence MGQIKIYGLKEHLVPIRTKVSDILHSCVVDAFQYPENKRAQRFFYMDPEDFFYPEGSSDQYTIIEISLFEGRSITAKKYLYQLIFERFEKEFKISPNDVEITLTETPLYNWGLRGKPADELKLDYKVSV; translated from the coding sequence ATGGGACAGATCAAAATTTATGGCTTAAAGGAACATCTCGTTCCTATTCGGACCAAGGTTTCTGACATCCTGCATTCATGTGTTGTTGATGCCTTCCAATATCCCGAAAATAAACGCGCACAACGTTTCTTTTATATGGATCCAGAAGATTTTTTCTATCCGGAAGGCAGCAGTGATCAGTATACCATTATAGAAATTTCTCTGTTTGAAGGAAGATCAATAACGGCAAAGAAATATCTGTATCAACTCATATTTGAGCGTTTTGAAAAGGAATTCAAGATTTCTCCCAACGACGTTGAAATTACCTTAACGGAAACACCTCTTTATAACTGGGGTCTCCGGGGAAAACCGGCAGACGAACTTAAACTCGATTATAAAGTTTCCGTTTGA
- a CDS encoding anthranilate synthase component II, translating into MKILVLDNYDSFTYNLVYILRELHGEVDIFRNDKITLEEVANYDKILLSPGPGIPSEAGIMQDLIREYGPTKSILGICLGHQAIGEVYGATLENMTDVLHGISDKAIVTDPDERIFLGLPTEIQVGRYHSWTVMPETFTDDLAITALDEKGRVMALSHKTYDVKGVQFHPESVLTDHGKAMLQNWLNI; encoded by the coding sequence ATGAAAATACTTGTTTTAGATAATTACGATTCTTTCACTTACAATCTGGTTTATATTCTGCGCGAACTTCATGGTGAGGTAGATATATTCCGGAATGATAAGATCACATTGGAAGAAGTCGCAAATTATGACAAAATCTTACTTTCCCCAGGTCCGGGAATACCTTCGGAAGCTGGTATTATGCAGGATTTAATCCGTGAATACGGTCCTACCAAAAGCATTCTCGGAATTTGCCTCGGCCACCAGGCTATTGGTGAAGTATATGGCGCTACACTCGAAAATATGACGGATGTTTTACATGGAATAAGTGATAAAGCCATTGTTACAGATCCTGACGAACGTATTTTTCTTGGTCTGCCCACAGAAATCCAGGTGGGAAGATACCATTCCTGGACTGTGATGCCTGAAACTTTTACGGATGATTTAGCGATTACCGCATTAGATGAAAAGGGAAGGGTTATGGCGCTTTCTCACAAAACCTACGATGTAAAAGGTGTTCAGTTTCATCCGGAATCTGTTCTTACGGATCACGGAAAAGCTATGCTTCAAAATTGGTTAAACATCTAA